The Schistocerca americana isolate TAMUIC-IGC-003095 chromosome 8, iqSchAmer2.1, whole genome shotgun sequence genome contains the following window.
GAACGTGTTACAGTGTACAGAATTGTAGGATTTCCCTATAGTTCAGGGAAGTGTTACACAGAGGAaacagctactcaggtagcagtgTAAACAGTGCAGTGCatatctttcttccttttttgttttaCGATAGGCGCTAGTTTGGAGTCCTCTGCTGAAATTTCACCTGGTGACACGCGGAGAATGAAATCAGAAAGCGTACAAAGTGAAGATACTTCAAACGTCAAATTTTTGAGAACAACTAAACGAAGCATTTGGCACAATGTACCTGTATTTATCCCTCACCATAAAAGCTGTCGCGCTCGAATTACGCTTGACACCGAAAGCTGGAATAAACTTAAATGGCGAGAACCTAGGTTACACCTTCCACAAAAATATTGTGACTGTCGAGGCAGAAATTGACTGTGAGTTGTCTCCAGGCGTGTAATCGGCCTAAGTGAACTAAGTCATCGGATGCCTGAACACTGTCGAAAGGCAGTGTTGTGTTCACAGACGAAAGGCTCTAGTTCCCCGTCCTTCTTCGAAGAAAGAATTTACTGGTTAATAATCTCCTGGCTACTACTGGTGAACTGTCGTCGTTGTGTAAATACTGTAAGCAGATACTAACAGAGAAGGGAAACCAAAATATTATTGTTGTGCGGTCTCGATTGTCTCCTGGTAgctgttaatttttttccttttctcgccGTGGCTTGGTATTTACTTTGTGAGATGGGCGGGTAGCCACGAAGGTTCGCGGACTTTCCTTCCGTAAATGTTACTTTGTCTGTGTAGTACGCGTGTGTTCTTAAAATTCACAACTTCGGCACATTCTTCTTGGTGTGCCGTTCATTTTCTACCTAGGGAGCTAAACATTGCTTGTCTGTTCCCTCGTCGGCatattgatggatttattaactttaatgACAATCGCCGCTATGATGATATTACTACCACTAATCCGCGCTTTACTGACAGTGTCGATAAGGTGAGGCATATAAGTCTGCAGGCTTTTATTGATCTGAATCTTTAGGCCGCGCCATATTCCTTATCATACTCCGTCTCTGCATGACGTTCGATCACTCTGCTTCGATGTTCTTCAAAAGTCCACTGGTGTCCCAGGATGGTGGAACACTGTCGAAAGACCGCTTAGTGTTCACTTAAAGAGCACGAAAGTCAGATATGTTTCAGATAACCCTTATATCGTGTCACGCTGAGACTGCCTTCTTACTAGCAGTATGTATTTCGTCAGCTGTGCATAAGAGATAATATTAATGTAGACAATAATTGGTGCTCCACCTGACTCAAGATGTACgtagagagccggccgaagtggccgtgcggttaaaggcgctgcagtctggaaccgcaagaccgctacggtcgcaggttcgaatcctgcctcgggcatggatgtttgtgatgtccttaggttagttaggtttaactagttctaagttctaggggactaatgacctcagcagttgagtcccatagtgctcagagccatttgaaccatttgtacgtagAGATGTCATAAGTTCAGGAAGTAAGCTAGATCTTTTATTACACATTCATGTGCCGAGTAGCCTAATCCTTGTAAGTCTTTCTAATGTTAAAAGGCAGTTGATGTGTTTCTCGAATGGCCTCTAACTTTTTAACAGACACACTGTGTTGGTGTCCAGTCATAACATATTCTGGGCCGGATGGCCTCTAACTTTTGAACAGACGCACTGCGTTGGTGTCTAATCATAACATATTCTGGGACGGAGAGGAGAAGTAGTGGACGGCCAAGTTTCTCGTGTGCCGTGTAGTCTTGCGTAACACAGCGTGGGCGGCAGGCACTGCATGATGTGGGTCTCGATACGAGTGCAACAATGGACAGGAAGTGCCGTTTCCTTGAAACGAATCCCTCGCCGGTCTTATCTGATAGCTTCCGGCAGGCCACAGAGGTTTGGAGATAACTACTGATTACATCTCGAGGGAAGGAGTTAATTGAAGGCTGTCGAGTCTCGCTTCTGTCCTCCATTTTTATCTCAAGCAGATAACGTTATGTGGCTGCTATTGAGGAAGAGCTGACCAACACCTGGCTTTGCGAACGGCATTATGTCGGGAGAAAGTTGTTTCCAGGAAACAACAGTTCTGAAGTAACAGGTTTCCCAATCGCGTAAATACGTACAAAATATTTCAAACTCAAGTTATGTAAAGCTGTCTTTACTGAGACAGCAGTTCTCACAATGAAAAGAAACTTATGTTTCCGATTGTGACAACTGAGCTTTCGGATATACAGCGAGCCCTTCGTTATTGTGGAAGAATCCAGACGACCAAACTTCATGCTTCTTATGATTCACCTCTTGTAATTCTGAGCTACCGGAACAGAAGGTGCACTAATGTATTAGtgaaatacaaaattataaatctGAAACTAAATCTCTTACCTAGGAATACATCGCTACAGTGTACAGCTTACGAGCTAATTGCAGGATTcttggaagaaaagaaatttataatgaTGAATGGGACTCTGTCGGGTGTCCCAGTCGTCTTACCACAACAAGcaactttttgtccagaagcaaaaaaaTTTAAGCAAATGATGAGAGTTTAGAACGTATTCTgaattctagtataataaatttcccagataccacaaatcagcacggtttccGAAACTCTGCTTCATATTTTCtcccatgatatactgcgaactgcgGATGAAGGGCAATTGACAGATTCCATACTCTCAAACTTTCGAAAATCATTTAACACGTTACCCGATTGGAGACTGTTAAAGAAGGTAGGAGCatgcggaataggttcccagatatgtgagtggcgcgAACATtgcttaagtgatagaacccagtacattgtcctcgacggcgagtgttcattagagacaaggatatcgtcagaagTGACAGAGGCAAGTTTGATAGGACAGCTGTTATCTTctgcatacataaattatctggaggacagggtgtgcagcaatctgcggttgtttgttgacgATGCTGTGATGTCACAGTGAAGGGAAGATGTCGAAAATGGCGGTAGGATGAGATAAGATCGGATTAAAGGATGGTATTGAagcgggcttctagatttgttacccgtagattcgaacaacatgcaagtattacggagacgtTTTAGGGAATTCACGTGAGAATCCCTAGGGGAAAGACGACGTCCTCTTCGAGGAGTACTACTGACAAAtcgagagaaccagcatttgaagctcactgcagaacgatcctactgctgccagcATACGTTTtgcgtaaggacaacgaagataagaaatgaaatattgGGGCTCATAGGGAGACATCTAGATAggcatttttcccttgttctagctgtcagtggaataggaaaggaaacaactagtagtggtgcagggtaccgtcagccacgcaccttatggtggcttgtggagtatgtgtcTAGAAGTAAATGTTTAGATATTAGGGAGACATTAAGCAGCACcattgcctttcttgtaactttgttcgttgcGGAGATATGAACATCAGTACGTCTCTTTTCTAGTATGCGGGATGACAAGATAAGGTGGATGGGGCACGTCTGCCAATATTTTCACTCGCAAATAGTGAAAAACCCAGTGTACTTCATGTGCAATACTTGCACACCTTCAGCACCCCACAGGTGATTTGAaacttcagcaagacaacgcatcGTCCCATCGCACTCCCAACTGAGCCAAAATTGTACGCTGTAGCAACGCCCTCAGATGGAAACTTTATGATTGCTTACAGGGGAGAGccctacagttcaaatggttcaaatggctctgagcactatgggacttaactgctaaggtcatcagtcccctagaactcagaactacttaaacctaactaacctaaggacatcacacacatccatgcccgaggcaggattcgaacctgcaaccgtagtggtctcgtggttccagactgaagcgcctagacccgcttaaatgatgatggcgtcctcttgggtaaaatattccgaaggtaaaatagtcccccattcggatctccgggcggggactactcaagaggatgtcgttatcaggagaaagaaaactggcattctacggatcagagcgtggaatgtcagataccttaatcgggcaggtaggttagaaaatttaaaaagggaaatgaataggttaaagttagatatagtgggaattagtgaagttcggtggcaggaggaacaagacttctgggcaggtgaatacagggttataaatataacatcaaataggggtaatgcaggagtaggtttaacaatgaataaaaaaataggagtgcgggtaagctactacaaacagcatagtgaacgtattatagtggccaagatagccacgaggcccatgcctactacagtagtacaagtttatatgccaactagctctgcagatgacgaagaaattgaagaaatgtatgatgagataaaagaaattattcaggtagtgaagggagacgaaaatttaatagtcatgggtggctggacttcgatagtaggaaaaggaaaagtagtaggtgaatatggaatgggggtaaggaatgaaagaggaagccgcctgttagaattttgcacagagcataacttaatcatagctaacacttggttgaagaatcataaaagaaggctgtatacatggaagaagcctggagatactaaaaggtatcagatagattatataatggtaagacagagatttaggaactaggtaagacatttccaggggcagatgtggactctgactacaatctattggttatgaactgtagattaaaactgaagaaactgcaaaaaaggtgggaatttaagaagatgggatctggataaactgaaagaaccagaggatttggaaagtttcagggatagcattagggaacgattgacaagaacgggggaaggaaatactgtagaagaagaatgggtagctttgagagatgaaatagcgaaggcagcagaggagcaagtaggtaaaaagacgagggctagtagaaatccttgggtaacagaatttaattgatgcaaagagaaaatataaaaatgcgataaatgaagcagacaaagagGTATACAaagttctcaaaaatgagatcgacaggaagtgcaaaatggctaagcaggatcgctagaggacaagtgtaaggatgtagaggcatatgtcactatgggtaagatagatgctgcctacaggaatattaaagagacctttggagaaaagagaaccacttgtatgaatatcaagagctcagatggaaacccagttctaaacaaagaagggaaagcagacagatGGAAGGAGTACGtaagggtccatacaagggcgatgtacttgaggacaatattatggaaatggaagaggacgtaggtgaagatgaaatgggagatatgatactgcgtgaagagtttgacagagcactgaaagacctaagtcgaaacaaggccccgggagtagataacattccattagaactactgatagccttgggagagccagccctgacaaaactctagcatctcgtgagcaagatgtatgagacaggtgaaataccctcagacttcaagaagaatataataattataatcccaaagaaagtaggtgttgacagatgtgaaaattaccgaactatcagtttaataagtcacggctgcaaaatactaacacgacttctttacagacgaatggaaaaactggtagaagccgacctcggggaagatcagtttggattccgtagaaatgttggaacacgtgaggcaatactgaccctacgacttatcttagaagatagatctatcttagaagatagatgtcTTGTACTCCCGTGCCTACAACCACAtttcaatcccccatgactattagattttaatcttcctttacatgctgaattacctgttcagtatcctcacatagtttctctatctcttcatcttatgCTTACGACACGTGTATGTGTACtttaactattgttgtcggtgttttcttcctgtcggttctgATTcgaaagaacaaccctatcactgaacagttcatagtaactcactctctctcttacattcctattcataactaatccaactcccgttataccgttttctgctccTATTGATAATATCCTGCTGTAAACTTACAAAACAGACCGCCAATATAAGGAGTGAGAGTGCCTGAATAAGAAGGAATTTTCATAAACGAGGAGGGACCAGGCATCAGACTGCGAGCACCCGATTGATTATGGAGAAATGTGTATCTCTGGCTTATTGATTACGCTTAACTCTTCGACTCCCTAGATCGCAGTGAATTATGGGACGTACTTAAAAACATGAGAGAACCATATCATCACATTCACCCCATAAGGAATTTATACTGCGACCAGGATGTAAGGGTGATTATCCTATATGGCGCAACTAAACGGGTCAAGATTCATGTGCCGTCACAAGACTGGGCGCTTCTCTTGTGTTGGAGGTCAGCGGATATTGCTATATGGTATGCGCTGTTGCGTGTACTGAGTGAAATCAGTCTGATAAGCTCAAATTATAAAACCAGTACGTTCTTCTACCTGTGCTTGGTATCTGTCAATTCTAGATTCTCCAAGTTTTTCAGACGCGTACTCTTTTGGCCACTGGATTTGATGTCACCTGATTTCCCGTTATGTTGTATGCAAGGCTGCTCCCTATTTAACCGTCACTTTGCCTGGTGATGATTATttggattttatttttattacaaaaattctCTTACAGATTGGAGGTGCAATATGCTACTTGGGTAATGGTTTTGGCCGCGCGGATTGGCCGCACGGTTTGAAGCGTCATGTcaaggactgcgcggcccctccagccggagtcctccctcgggcatgggtgtgtgtgttgttcaaaaatggttcaaatggatctgagcactatgggacttaacttctgaggtcatcagtcccctagaacttagaactacttaaacctaactaacctaaggacatcacacacatccatgcccgaggcaggattcgaacctgcgaccgtagcggtcgcgcgcctccagactgtagcgcctagaaccgctcgaccaccccggccggctgtgtgttgTTTTTCGCATAAATTagttcaggttagtttaagtagtatgtaagtctagggaccgatgaactaagcagttttgtcccttaggaattcacacacatttgaacacattttggtAATGGTTTTGTGTGTAATCTTTAATATGTACGTATTTAAAATGAATTTATTGTTATGAAGCAGCATTGATACTTCATGTGTTTTCACTGTAGGggaatttcatactgttacgtgagCATTTTGGTGTTGAGTAAATAATTCTAGTTGAGTAGCTACAAAGCGGATTCGTTTACCGATATTGTAACATTTTGGATTGGAAAACGTGTCTTTTCAATTTCTAAATTGTGCTAATTTTTAGGAGAAAATAAGTATTTAGAAGttgtgtaaaggaaataaaaattttggcaAGGAGCAAGAACGACCCGCAGCTCAACCCAGTCCTTCCTGTTACTCCCTCTAGTGGCATAATTCAGAAAGTATTACGGTTAAGCTGTCTATCGCAACCCTATTTCTTCAACCTCAATGCAAAGCACATTGCGAGGGATGCAGGGTTGGATGAAGAAGAAATTAGAATTAAAATAGCTGGGATAAATATAGATAAACTTGGAGGTGCAGATGATACCATCCTGACGAGAGAAAGTGGAGAAGAGTTCCTAAACGTGAAAGAAGAACGTGTAAAGGCTAGCCTGATAATTCCACACGTCACACCGTTCCTCGTGGACAAAGGTAGAGCACACACCTGCCGTGATGACCTGCGGCACGGCGACGACGTGCGCGGCGGGCTGGTGCACGACCGGCGGGGCGGCCACGACCACGGGCTTGGCCACGACCACGGGCTTGGGCGCGGGTGGCGGGTGCACGGCGGGTCCGCTCTTGCTGACGACCGCGTTGAAGCCGTTCACCGGGTCCGCCGTGTAGTCGACCGTGCGCACCGAGCCGTCCGGCTCGACCAGCGAGTACTGGCCCTTCACCACGTCCCCGTGGCGCGACTCCGACTGCTGCTTGATGTCGCCCGTGTTGGGGTCCGTCACGCCGTACTTGAAGGCGTACCGCGCGGGAGCCTGCAGGACAGCGCGCAGCGTTAGTTGCTACTGTACCGTAATGCGGGAAGGACCCCAAGCTAGACTTCGACACTCGACAGCTAAGCGGGCATTGGAGCTGGACCACTTGCTTAGATGGACGAAGGAGAAAGAGCTTAACGAGTGAGCACTACAGTCACTAAGACCATCCTGGCACCAATCAGAAAGAAACGACGGAAAATCTAAAATTGGGTGGACAAGTGACAATTTGAGCCTATTTCCTCCCAAATACAAGTCCACCGTATTAAGCTTAGCATAACCTCCCCAGAATATTGAGAATATGTTAGATAactatctgtttggctttaggaaaagtgaaggcaTCAGAGACAATTCTGattttgcagttgataatggaaaatAAGGTAATTTCCAAGAGTGATTGCCTATCGTGTCTATCGAAgtggcggggtccaaacgatacatatcgaacgtgctatCGTAAatcgctcagatggaaacccagttctaagcaaagaa
Protein-coding sequences here:
- the LOC124545246 gene encoding cuticle protein 19-like; amino-acid sequence: MGPMQALLAAFAVWRVTSALPGFVRPVAIDYYAPARYAFKYGVTDPNTGDIKQQSESRHGDVVKGQYSLVEPDGSVRTVDYTADPVNGFNAVVSKSGPAVHPPPAPKPVVVAKPVVVAAPPVVHQPAAHVVAVPQVITAEVVKPHYVTQHEYDLYDGAAGYVVDNAAHYPHYSYY